From Longimicrobiaceae bacterium, the proteins below share one genomic window:
- a CDS encoding inorganic diphosphatase produces the protein MMINPWHELDPGTNPPTEMRAVVEIPRGSRNKYELDKKTGMFRLDRVLYSAVHYPGDYGFFPQTYAEDDDPLDALVMVTVPTFPGCVIDVRPVGLFRMKDRGEMDEKILCVPCHDPLYDEYLDIGQVASHFLKEVEHFFTVYKDLEGARVTPLGWEDAAAARSVITSSLARYALYRKQEQAEAYAKVEVRKGLEL, from the coding sequence ATGATGATCAATCCGTGGCACGAGCTCGACCCCGGCACCAACCCCCCGACCGAGATGCGGGCGGTGGTGGAGATCCCGCGGGGGAGCCGCAACAAGTACGAGCTGGACAAGAAGACGGGGATGTTCCGGCTGGACCGGGTGCTCTACAGCGCGGTGCACTACCCGGGCGACTACGGCTTCTTCCCCCAGACCTACGCGGAGGACGACGATCCGCTCGACGCGCTGGTGATGGTCACCGTGCCCACCTTCCCCGGCTGCGTGATCGACGTGCGCCCGGTGGGGCTGTTCCGGATGAAGGACCGGGGCGAGATGGACGAGAAGATCCTCTGCGTCCCTTGCCACGACCCGCTCTACGACGAGTACCTGGACATCGGACAGGTGGCGAGCCACTTCCTCAAGGAGGTGGAGCACTTCTTCACCGTGTACAAGGACCTGGAGGGCGCCCGCGTCACGCCCCTGGGGTGGGAGGACGCCGCCGCCGCCCGCTCGGTGATCACCTCGTCCCTGGCGCGCTACGCGCTGTACCGCAAGCAGGAGCAGGCGGAGGCGTACGCGAAGGTGGAGGTGCGGAAGGGGCTGGAGCTGTAG